Part of the Lampris incognitus isolate fLamInc1 chromosome 1, fLamInc1.hap2, whole genome shotgun sequence genome is shown below.
ggttcgagccccggggtaatccaacctcggtggatcgtcccaggtcgtcctctgtgtggagtttgcatgttctccccgtgtctgcgtgggttttctctgggggctccggtttcctcccacagtccaaagacatgtaggtcagaagaatcggccgtactaaattgtcccctaggtatgaatgtgtgtgtgtatgtatgcctgccctgtgatggtctgtccagggtgtctgcccacctgccgcccactgactgctggaataggccccagcatccccgcgaccttgagagcaggataagcggttcagataatggatggatggatggttcaacTCAGGTTGACTCAACCAGAGTTTTGAACAACTTTCTTATTCCCGCCTTGATAAAATCATCCTGGTCATTGCTATCCCGATAGATAGACTCCTCTTTCCAAATTGAGCTATTGAAGTTAAAAGCTGAATATATCTGGTGAAATTCTGTGACTCCTGTTTTTCTCTGACatatcaccaaaaaaaaacaaaactattgcAGTGTTTTGTTGTAATATTGCACTGTTGTGTATTGTAATGTGTGTTTCCGGTATCATTCAGCCGTACCAGCATCacccacaccacctccatcactTCCAACTTCCAACCTGTCAATCCTCACCAGCAGAGCCATCATGAAGAACTGTCTGCATCACACGAAGCATAGGTAAAAGTCCATATCTTGCCTATAAGCCTACTTCGCTGAGTGTACTGTGGCAGTGTGTCGGCCATAATTCTCATCACGGCCGACGCTGCCTGATGAAAGGTCCTGCGTTATGAATGGTGGCCCGCACGGCCTTaagagagagggtgtgtaggccacagcTCTCAGCTACCCTGTCTCACACTCTATTTAGcgccgtgatggtctggcggcctgtccagggtgtctccccgcctgcggcccagtgactgctgggataggccgcagcatccccgccaccctgagagcaggacaggcggggtttggatgatggatgagcgAGTGAATGAATGAAGCCTACTTTGGGTAGGGGTTGATAGACCCTCTTAACAAAATGCCCCGCTTAGACGTCGCCCATATCTGTGTACCCATAATCCCATGGATGTGCGCGTGCGCGGACTCAAGCTGTATTTTAACGCACCGGCTGTGGTAACACAATTTATGTTAATTCACAAGAGAGGaacgtttaaaaaaaaagctcatCCCGATCGTCCCTCAGATAGAcggacaaaagaaaaagaaaaagaaaagtgagtTGAGAGCGCGGACGCAGCCGTCCGGCGCGCGATCCGGAGCGCGCGAAGCTGCGCTGAAAATTAATAAAAGAAGAGTTTTAGAAAAGAACAAGAAAACATCGTCCTGCGATTCTAAGTGTGTACTGGCAGAGCGCACGGCGACGCCGAACGCGCAGTTCGCCGTGGGCTCGGGGAAATGGCGCGACGATTGGCCGACGAGCCGCTCCGCGCCGCTGTGAAAAGGCATCGGCGCGTCGGCATCGCCTTTCTTATGCAAAGCAGCTGTCTGTGAAGGCGGATCTCTTGGCAGGTCGCACCAGCACCCAGGCAGCCAGCGGGCTCACACCAGCGCTGCCGCCGGACGCGAGGAGACGCTGCCTTGCGCGCACTCCCGGAGGGACGGACGGAGGGAGGACGCGCTCCTGGATTTTGTATAATTTCGCTTATTTCCTTCTTTCTTGCTGCTGCAGACCGGCTTGTGCGCGTCTGACGGGACCATCGTGCAGCCCAGCGGACGCGAGACGTCGGAGCCGAATTATTTtgttgcacgcgcgcgcgcgttacaAGTTATAACGCGCTACGACTGCTGTTGGCCGGACAGTTGAGGGTTACACGAACCAGTGTCCGGAAAGCATCATGACAGAGCAGGACGGTCCTCCGGCACGCTTTGGGCAACAAGTTGGGAGCCGACTGGAGAACGCGACCTCTGCAAAGTCCAAGTGGCAGGCTGTATAAGAGAGGCTGAAGCTGGGATCCGGCAGCGAACTGAagcgggggtttttttttttaatatatatacatTCTAAGCATGGACCTAAGCGCGAGCTATTTCCTGCAAGATCACGTGTTGGGACGTATTTCTGGAGTTCTTTTTCAGTTATATCATTAACACCTAAAAAGAGAAACGATGGTCTCCCAACAGACAGTTTTgtaagtttttttgtttgttgtttttttttaattttttactcaccgttctgaccccccccctcccccctaatcAAACATTGCCCGGGTTTATCCCGGTCCAGTGCTCGATGAAAGCTGCTTCGGCTTCGTCCTAAAGTTAACTGTTCAACTTTTGTTCGTGCCAAGAGGGATCAAAGAGGCTAGAATGTTTTCAACTGCCAAGCTGAGCCTAATCTACATGCTGCTTGTCTTTTTAAGTGGTGGGGGCTTGGCCATCAGCTCAGTAGACCCCGACAGGTCAGGCGAGGGGACATGTCAACACATCAACATCCCCCTGTGTAAAGACATTGGCTACAATATGACTCGCATGCCCAATCTGATGGGCCATGAGGACCAGAAGGAGGCCGCCATTAAGCTGCACGAGTTTGCCCCGTTGATAGAGTTTGGATGCCACAGTCATCTTAAATTTTTTCTGTGTTCGCTGTATGCTCCCATGTGCACGGAGCAGTGTGTCCACCCCCATTCCAGCCTGCAGAGTGATCGTGTGAGCAGGTCAAGCTCAAGTGCTCCCCTATCTTGGAACAGTTCAACTTCCCCTGGCCAGATTCCCTGGACTGCTCCAGACTACCAACCAAAAATGACCCTAACAACCTCTGCATGGAGGCCCCGAACAATGGCTCAGATGAGCCTCCCAAAGTCTCCCACACCCAGCCTCCCGATTTCAGGCTACAGCGTCCCCTCGGCGGACAGGACCTGCAGCTCAGGGACAGCAGCAGCAAGGGGACATGCAGCAACCCGGGCAAGTTCCACTTTGTGGAGAAGAGTGAGTCTTGTGCCCCCAAATGCTACCCCAAAGTGGATGTCTACTGGAGCCAGGGAGACAAGCAGTTTTCTCTGGTGTGGATGGCCATCTGGTCCATCCTGTGCTTCGTCTCAAGCGCCTTCACCGTGCTCACGTTCCTCATTGATCCGCAGCGCTTCAAGTACCCGGAGAGGCCCATCATCTTCCTCTCCATGTCCTACTGTGTTTATTCTGTGGGCTACCTCATCCGGCTCTTTGTGGGAGCTGACAGAATTGCCTGTGACAGAGACAGTGGGGTTCAGTACATCATCCAGGAGGGTCTGGAGAGCACAGGCTGCACCATTGTGTTCCTCATTCTGTACTACTTTGGCATGGCCAGCTCCCTCTGGTGGGTCATTCTGACCCTCACATGGTTCCTAGCTGCAGGGAAGAAGTGGGGCCATGAGGCCATCGAGGCCAACAGCAGCTACTTCCACCTGGCAGCCTGGGCCATCCCCGCTGTGAAGACCATCATGATCCTTGTTATGAGGAAGGTGGCGGGAGACGAGCTGACGGGTGTCTGCTATGTGGGCAG
Proteins encoded:
- the fzd10 gene encoding LOW QUALITY PROTEIN: frizzled-10 (The sequence of the model RefSeq protein was modified relative to this genomic sequence to represent the inferred CDS: deleted 2 bases in 2 codons), producing MFSTAKLSLIYMLLVFLSGGGLAISSVDPDRSGEGTCQHINIPLCKDIGYNMTRMPNLMGHEDQKEAAIKLHEFAPLIEFGCHSHLKFFLCSLYAPMCTEQVSTPIPACRVICEQVKLKCSPILEQFNFPWPDSLDCSRLPTKNDPNNLCMEAPNNGSDEPPKVSHTQPPDFRLQRPLGGQDLQLRDSSSKGTCSNPGKFHFVEKSESCAPKCYPKVDVYWSQGDKQFSLVWMAIWSILCFVSSAFTVLTFLIDPQRFKYPERPIIFLSMSYCVYSVGYLIRLFVGADRIACDRDSGVQYIIQEGLESTGCTIVFLILYYFGMASSLWWVILTLTWFLAAGKKWGHEAIEANSSYFHLAAWAIPAVKTIMILVMRKVAGDELTGVCYVGSMDVKALTGFVLIPLSCYLIIGTSFLLSGFVALFHIRKIMKTEGENTDKLEKLMVRIGVFSVLYTVPATCVIACYFYERLNMDYWRILAGEQKCVDGSGPEPEECVMKSSIPAVEIFMVKIFMLLVVGITSGMWIWTSKTLQSWQNVFSRKLKKRTRRKAASVFTSSGPYMKPHPSFKGHSTKYEPTRPPPTCV